Proteins encoded together in one Gemmatimonadota bacterium DH-78 window:
- a CDS encoding methyltransferase domain-containing protein, whose amino-acid sequence MNDTPYASSAWSGHKGHQWVLHQRRLDRMLADFGEAALDAASPRPGDRVLDVGCGAGTTTLALGRRVHPGGSVVGVDISAPLIQLARSRPTGGAQVEFVLDDASRVPFDPGGFDLVFARFGVMFFDDPVAAFRHLRRALRPGGRLAFICWRTPDENDWISLPSRVAGHLVPTPPPGDPRAPGPCSLGERPHLEAVLREAGFDDIEIAPLDRGVVFGRGATDAEAVDDALVMALEVGPMSRLLEDQPDEVRAGATSALRDALAERTADGAVVIGGAAWLVTAGAF is encoded by the coding sequence GTGAACGACACCCCGTATGCATCGTCCGCCTGGAGCGGCCACAAGGGTCACCAGTGGGTGCTGCACCAGCGCCGACTCGACCGCATGCTGGCCGATTTCGGCGAGGCGGCGCTGGACGCCGCCTCCCCCCGCCCGGGCGACCGGGTGCTGGACGTGGGTTGTGGAGCGGGCACGACCACCCTCGCCCTGGGCCGGCGCGTGCATCCGGGCGGCTCGGTGGTGGGCGTCGACATCTCGGCACCCCTGATCCAGCTCGCGCGGTCTCGGCCCACGGGCGGGGCGCAGGTGGAGTTCGTGCTGGACGACGCGAGCCGCGTCCCCTTCGACCCGGGCGGCTTCGACCTCGTGTTCGCGCGCTTCGGCGTGATGTTCTTCGACGATCCCGTCGCGGCTTTCCGCCACCTCCGCCGCGCGCTGCGCCCGGGGGGGCGCCTCGCCTTCATCTGCTGGCGTACGCCCGACGAGAACGACTGGATCTCCCTGCCCTCACGGGTGGCCGGCCATCTGGTGCCGACGCCGCCTCCCGGCGACCCCCGGGCCCCGGGCCCCTGCTCCCTGGGGGAGCGCCCCCACCTCGAGGCGGTGCTCCGCGAGGCGGGATTCGACGACATCGAGATCGCGCCGCTCGACCGCGGCGTGGTGTTCGGACGCGGGGCGACCGACGCCGAGGCGGTCGACGACGCCCTCGTGATGGCCCTGGAGGTGGGGCCGATGTCGCGGCTGCTGGAGGATCAGCCCGACGAGGTGCGCGCAGGCGCGACGAGCGCCCTTCGCGACGCCCTCGCCGAACGCACCGCCGACGGCGCGGTGGTGATCGGGGGTGCGGCCTGGCTGGTCACCGCCGGCGCGTTCTGA
- a CDS encoding MbnH family di-heme enzyme has translation MTFRGAGFRLGLVAIGCLAAPGLGLSSSLQLPEWDWGLPPGIPAPRVPADNPMSAEKVELGRHLFYDTRLSGNETQSCATCHQQARAFADPRPRGVGSTGEVHPRGSMSLANVAWVSALTWAHPTLSSLEEQQIAPLFGTDPVELGLEGREQEMLDRLRASSVYPEMFAAAFPAREDPITLVSVLEAIATFERTLVSFDSPWDRTTYRGERGLLSDEARLGAELFFSVRTGCADCHGAPFFTGSVDHVEADGPVREFFNTGLHDLDGRGAYPDRNTGIHAITGDPADMGKMRAPTLRNIAVTAPYMHDGSIGTLDEVLRDHYELGGRTGSPLTDRLVVRFGLSTTERRALIAFMESLTDSTFLTDPRFSDPWVGRTVR, from the coding sequence ATGACGTTTCGAGGGGCCGGGTTCCGGCTCGGTCTGGTGGCCATCGGGTGCCTCGCCGCGCCGGGGCTCGGCCTCTCGTCGTCGCTGCAACTGCCGGAGTGGGACTGGGGACTCCCGCCGGGAATCCCCGCCCCCCGGGTGCCGGCCGACAATCCGATGTCGGCGGAGAAGGTCGAGCTCGGGCGACACCTCTTCTACGACACGCGGCTCTCGGGCAACGAGACCCAGAGTTGCGCGACCTGCCACCAGCAGGCGCGGGCCTTCGCCGATCCACGACCGCGGGGCGTGGGCTCGACCGGTGAAGTGCATCCCCGCGGGAGCATGTCGCTCGCCAACGTCGCCTGGGTGAGTGCGCTGACCTGGGCTCATCCCACCCTCTCCTCGCTCGAGGAGCAGCAGATAGCGCCGCTGTTCGGGACCGATCCGGTCGAGCTCGGCCTGGAGGGGCGCGAGCAGGAGATGCTCGACCGGCTGCGCGCATCGTCGGTGTATCCGGAGATGTTCGCGGCCGCTTTTCCCGCCCGAGAGGATCCGATCACCCTCGTCTCGGTGCTCGAGGCCATCGCCACCTTCGAGCGCACGCTGGTGTCGTTCGACTCCCCCTGGGACCGCACCACCTATCGCGGTGAGCGCGGACTGCTGTCCGACGAGGCGCGCCTCGGGGCGGAGCTGTTCTTCAGCGTGCGGACCGGGTGCGCCGACTGCCACGGAGCCCCCTTCTTCACCGGGTCGGTCGATCACGTCGAAGCCGACGGACCGGTGCGGGAGTTCTTCAACACCGGGCTGCACGACCTCGACGGCCGGGGCGCCTATCCCGATCGGAACACGGGCATCCACGCCATCACCGGCGACCCGGCCGACATGGGGAAGATGCGCGCGCCGACGCTGCGCAACATCGCGGTGACCGCGCCCTACATGCACGACGGCAGCATCGGCACCCTCGACGAGGTGCTCCGCGACCACTACGAACTCGGCGGTCGCACGGGCAGTCCGCTCACCGACCGTCTCGTGGTCCGGTTCGGGCTGTCGACCACGGAGCGGCGGGCCCTGATCGCCTTCATGGAGTCGCTCACCGACTCCACCTTCCTCACCGATCCGCGCTTCTCCGACCCCTGGGTGGGACGGACGGTGAGGTAG
- a CDS encoding YncE family protein, with product MLTLSLHRSNRRPALGVAAAVAALALGATAAVAQPTVDRQAQIHGGLYELASWTQDGSVWVNAVGSQFAEGAKVIQLDGSTLEQIRAIDVPDARAFGMAINQATGTVYTTNTRDGTMSAIDIETGEVTVISDPNADGTPHLYRIAIDESRNMVYASLAQTPGLVWAVDGSTNTLDRVIDAGGARPTGIVVDAARNRLYVSNIGDDFVSVIDLSNDAIIDRIPTAGSRSTQMAFDPATDRLFVGNQGNHGVTVIDLEEMRAVKFIPTGDQPVGIGFNPVSNQIYTANRAGGTVTVIDAESYEEVAELEIGSNPNTIFVDESTGLVYVSNKAARSPQGQEPTQDPRGDMVTIIRP from the coding sequence GTGCTCACCCTTTCGCTCCATCGCTCGAATCGCCGTCCCGCCCTCGGCGTGGCGGCCGCCGTCGCCGCCCTCGCTCTCGGCGCCACCGCCGCCGTGGCCCAGCCCACCGTCGACCGCCAGGCGCAGATCCACGGCGGTCTGTACGAGCTCGCCAGCTGGACGCAGGACGGCAGCGTATGGGTGAACGCGGTGGGGTCGCAGTTCGCCGAGGGCGCCAAGGTGATCCAGCTCGACGGCTCCACGCTCGAGCAGATCCGGGCCATCGACGTGCCCGATGCCCGGGCCTTCGGCATGGCGATCAATCAGGCCACCGGCACCGTCTACACGACCAACACCCGCGATGGGACGATGTCGGCGATCGACATCGAGACGGGCGAGGTGACCGTGATCTCCGATCCGAACGCCGACGGCACGCCGCACCTCTACCGCATCGCGATCGACGAGAGCCGCAACATGGTCTACGCCTCTCTCGCGCAGACTCCGGGGCTCGTGTGGGCGGTGGACGGATCCACCAACACCCTCGACCGGGTGATCGACGCGGGCGGTGCCCGCCCGACCGGCATCGTGGTGGACGCGGCGCGCAACCGCCTCTACGTGTCGAACATCGGCGACGACTTCGTGTCGGTGATCGACCTCTCGAACGACGCGATCATCGACCGGATCCCGACGGCCGGCTCGCGGTCGACCCAGATGGCCTTCGATCCCGCCACCGACCGCCTGTTCGTGGGCAACCAGGGCAACCACGGCGTGACCGTGATCGACCTCGAGGAGATGCGCGCGGTGAAGTTCATTCCGACCGGCGACCAGCCGGTGGGAATCGGCTTCAACCCCGTGTCGAACCAGATCTACACGGCCAACCGGGCCGGCGGCACGGTGACCGTGATCGACGCGGAGTCGTACGAAGAGGTGGCGGAACTCGAGATCGGCTCGAACCCCAACACCATCTTCGTCGACGAGTCGACCGGCCTCGTGTACGTGAGCAACAAGGCGGCGCGCTCGCCCCAGGGCCAGGAGCCCACGCAGGACCCGCGGGGCGACATGGTCACGATCATCCGGCCCTGA